GGCGCTCGAGACGGCGGGGCGCATCGACACGATCGTGCTCGACAAGACGGGGACGATCACTTCCGGCGAGCCGGTGCTGCTCGACGTCCTCCCGGCGGCGGACGTCTCCGAAGAGGAACTGCTCAAGGTCGCCGTCGCCGCGGAGGCGATGAGCGAGCACCCGGTGGCGAAGGCGATCGTCGCGGAGGCGGTGAAGCGCAGGCTGGGGTTCCCGTTCCCCGAGTCGTTCGAGGCGATCGCCGGGCGCGGCGTCGTGGCGGTCGTCGGCGGACGGCGGATCCTCGCCGGCACCCCGGAGTTCCTGGCCGGGGACGGCGTCGCGTCGGACGATCTCCGCGACGCCGCTTCGGACCTCGCCGCCCGGGGACGCACCATCGTCGCGCTCGCCTCCGACGGTGCGTACGTGGGGATGCTCGGCATCGCCGACCCGATCCGCCCCGGCTCGGCGGAGGCGATCGCCGCGTTCAAGTCGGCGGGACTCGAGGTCTGGCTGCTCTCGGGAGACCGCCGCGCGGTCGCCGAGGCGGTCGCGAAGCAGGTCGGAATCGAGCACGTCCTCGCGGAGGTCCTCCCCGACGGGAAGGCCGAGGCCGTGAAGCGCCTTCAGGGCGAGGGGCGTGTGGTGGCGATGGTCGGGGACGGGATCAACGACGCCCCCGCGCTCGCCACCGCCGACCTCGGCATCGCGATCGGCACCGGGACGGCGGTCGCGATCGCCGCGTCGGACGTGACCCTCGTCGGCGCCGACCTCCGTGCGGCCGTCGCGGCGATCCGTCTCGCGCGCCGTACCCTCGGGACAATCCGCCAGAATCTCGGCTGGGCCTTCGGCTACAACGTGCTCGGCATCCCGATCGCGGCGGGGGTCCTCTACCCGTGGACCGGGTGGCTCCTCTCCCCCGTCTTCGCGTCGGCGGCGATGGCCCTGTCGAGCGTGTCGGTCGTCATGAACTCGCTGCGGCTGCGAAGCGTCCCGTTACGCTGAGCTCGGCGACGCGGCGGGCGGCATCGAGGCGGCGGCGGCGCGAGGCGGCCGTCGGCGCGGAGGTCGCGGCGCGAACCGCTTCCCGGAGCCCGGACGCGGCGATACGGCGCCCGTTCGCCTCGAGGCGATGGGCGGCCTCGAGCAGCAGCGTTTCGAGCTGGGTGACTTCCTGCATGGCGCGTCCTCCGTTCCTCCGATGCATGCCTCGGAGGAAGGGATACGCGCCCGAGGTGAACGCCCCGTCGCGCCGTCGTGAACTTCCTGCGAACCCGCGATCAGCGCTTGGCGAGCAGGTCCCGGATCTCCCGGAGGAGGACCTCCTGCGGCGGCGGGGGCGCCGGCGCGGCCGGCGGCTCGGGCTTTCTCACGAACCGGTTCATCGGGACCACGATGAGGAAGTAGAGGCCGGCGGCCGTGAGGATGAAGCTCACCAGCGCGTTGAGGAACTTGCCGATCATGATCGGACCCGCCTGGATGGCGGAGAAGTCGGGCTTCCCGAAGATCGCGCCGATGAGCGGGGTGATGAGGTCCCCCACCAGCGAGCTGACGATCGCGCCGAACGCCCCGCCGATGATCACGCCGACCGCGAGATCGATCGCGTTGCCG
The window above is part of the Candidatus Polarisedimenticolaceae bacterium genome. Proteins encoded here:
- the mscL gene encoding large conductance mechanosensitive channel protein MscL; translated protein: MLKGFKEFISRGNAIDLAVGVIIGGAFGAIVSSLVGDLITPLIGAIFGKPDFSAIQAGPIMIGKFLNALVSFILTAAGLYFLIVVPMNRFVRKPEPPAAPAPPPPQEVLLREIRDLLAKR